The following nucleotide sequence is from Alkalihalobacillus sp. LMS39.
TTTGCCACTTCATCCCCAGCTCGCTTTTGAAAGGCAATGCCTCGCCCCATCACGATAACTTCCTGGTCATCTTTATTTGAAACAATGACATTATTATTTAAAATTTTGACAATCTTCACTTGAAACACCTCCACCACAATCATATAAAAAGGCAAAACCATATACTTGTGTAGCAAGTAATCGGTTTTGCCTGATTTAACAGTTACAATCCGTTCATGTATGCGCTTTTTTTCATCATACAACACGTTTTTTTAATTTGCAACCGTTTTAGGTTTAAAATTTTTGTCCAATTAATGGATGGGGGAGTGCGAGTTGTTAACGGACACTTGTTCCGCTATTTCAACTAAAATAGCGTTTTCACAATTTCTATCGGACATCTGTTCCGTTAATCTAGCATTTCACCCGCGCTAAGTCCTGAGATGAGGCGAATAGCGGAACACATGTCCGTTAAAAATGAGAGACAGCTATTTTCCGCTTAAATAACGGAACAGATGTCCGATAAGAAATCGCCCACTCTACTTTTCTTCGAATTCTTCGCCATCTTCGGTAACAACGACAAGTTCACCTTTAATTTTACTGACTCCAATTAGAATATAAGGATTGTTTTCATCGGTTTCTTCTTGTTTCTCAGTAACGGTTATTGTCGTTCTTTCTTTCGTTGTTTCTAATTCAACGAACTCTAATGTTTGATTTGGCGTTCCAGTGGAAACGACTACCATCTTTTTTCCTTCAGAAATGGTAAAAACAGAGTACCCACGGAAATCTGGAAGAGAGAGTTGAAGATGGTTGACATAGGATGCCACTTCTCCTACTTCTCCTACCCTTTCTTTCTCTAGCACCCATGTGTTATTTCCACATGCTGATAATACAAACACCATTACGACAAGCATTAGCCATTTTTTCATAATAAACCCCTTCCTCGTACTGCTTAAAAATCTGTGTCCCACGCAAAAAAGAAAACTACCGCTCTCTGTTCACATGGTGGCGGTAGTTATATGTCTATTCTTTTGGCGTTGCATAAATGATATACCGTTCTGGTGCATTCCCAACAAAATTAAACGGATAGCATGTAATAACAGTCAGAACTTCATCCGGACTTGTTGAACGAATAACCGTCCGGTCGTCTGCATCGACGATTTCCGTATCTTGAATGATGTATTCATAGTCACCGTATGGCATTTCTACAATAAAAGAATCGCCAATTTCAAGCTCACCTAATTTTGTAAACACGGTATCACGATGACCAGATAGAACAACTTGATCAAGCTGACCTGGAAAGGCAGTGCCTGGATAGTGGCCAACACCACGCATTAACTCATCTTCATCTACACCATATACAATTGGCAATTCTCGGTCCAGAGCAGGAATTTGTAATATCCCAATCGTGTCACCGATTTCAGCTGTAAAATCATTAGGGTCATATTCTTCGTCTACTGTTTCCAAACCAACACGTGCTTCAACTAAGGCTTGTTCTTGCAGCAAATTCGATTGCCAAATTTGCCATGCACTAAATGCAATTAGAATAACTCCCCCACCCATTAATAAGAAGGAAAAAAATTTACCCATTACATCAACTTCTTTCTCCTTTTTGAAAAGGCAAATGCTACTGTTCCAATTACAAACATACTTGCCCCGACTATAAGAAAATTATACATGCTTGTCGCCGTTTTTGGAAGCGGTTTTCCTACTTCTTCACTTTTTAATTCCTTATTCACTTTTGTTGTTTCTGGTTTAACTTCCTCTTCCACATTTTTACCTTCCGTTATAATATGGTCTCCTTTTTTTTCTTCAATAGTTGGTTTTGTAACATGCACAGGACTTTCGATTTCTTCTTCTAGATTCTCTTCTACTATTTCCTCATCTAGATTCTCTTCATCCTCTATTGTTTCTTCTTCTCGGTTGTCAGTTACATCTTCTTGAAGTGGAAGAGTAGGACCCCCTACTAATATAACAACCGTAGAGTTTTGCCAAGGATTATCTAATATCATATCAATTGCGAATATATACCATGTATCTGGATCCAAATTTTCTACTTTGTAGCTGTTCGTCTCTTTTATATTTACGTTTTGCACGTTAGAATTTTCTCTTAGAATGCTTCTATCTGTTAGATACTCTACCGGGAAATGAAATTCCCACTCTAATGTCATTGAACTTTCAGTCGCATCGACGATTTCAAAAGAAAGCATATTGTCAAAAATAACAATTACTTCTTTTAAAAACAGTTCTTGTAATACATCATTTTCTTTTGTCCCATCTTCAAACACAAGAGGATTTTCATAAATATCAACATACTTTAAACTTTCCATCGTCAACAACACATCAATATTTTGTATAGTGCCGTTTGAAAGTTTAAGAACCTCTAAATCCGATAAGCTACTAAGAGGAGAAAGCTCTGTAATGGAATGGTTATGTATAGCTAAATGTTTAAGGTTCTTTGCATACTCTAGTCCATGTAAACTGGTAGGACCATCAATTTCCCATATTTCTAACCTTTCCAACGCCAATAAATCTCTATCATATATTGGTCCACTTGGAATGTTTAAAGTTTGTCTTACTGCATTTTCAAGTACTGCACTTTCGAATACAACTTCTTCTTGAGCCGTTTCTGCACTAACAGTTGATATAAATAGAATATTTACGATGAAGACTACTAAAAATATAAATTTAAATTTCCCCATATCATCTTCTCCTTTTTTAGCAATTCTTCTATATTATACTAAAAAATAATCAAATATAGAGATTTTCTAGTAGAATAGTTAAACCCCCTGATTTTTCAG
It contains:
- a CDS encoding class D sortase; this encodes MGKFFSFLLMGGGVILIAFSAWQIWQSNLLQEQALVEARVGLETVDEEYDPNDFTAEIGDTIGILQIPALDRELPIVYGVDEDELMRGVGHYPGTAFPGQLDQVVLSGHRDTVFTKLGELEIGDSFIVEMPYGDYEYIIQDTEIVDADDRTVIRSTSPDEVLTVITCYPFNFVGNAPERYIIYATPKE
- a CDS encoding LPXTG cell wall anchor domain-containing protein, which codes for MGKFKFIFLVVFIVNILFISTVSAETAQEEVVFESAVLENAVRQTLNIPSGPIYDRDLLALERLEIWEIDGPTSLHGLEYAKNLKHLAIHNHSITELSPLSSLSDLEVLKLSNGTIQNIDVLLTMESLKYVDIYENPLVFEDGTKENDVLQELFLKEVIVIFDNMLSFEIVDATESSMTLEWEFHFPVEYLTDRSILRENSNVQNVNIKETNSYKVENLDPDTWYIFAIDMILDNPWQNSTVVILVGGPTLPLQEDVTDNREEETIEDEENLDEEIVEENLEEEIESPVHVTKPTIEEKKGDHIITEGKNVEEEVKPETTKVNKELKSEEVGKPLPKTATSMYNFLIVGASMFVIGTVAFAFSKRRKKLM